DNA sequence from the Pseudomonadota bacterium genome:
CCCCTACCAAGAGGAAGCCGACGTCATGTTCAACTCGGGTCTCTTCTATGAGCTCTGCGTGCTGCGCGGACTGGTCGAGCCGCTGCTGCTCGAGGTGCCGCCTGACGCACAGGAGTTCACCGAGGCGCGCCGTCTTCTCGATCTGCTCGTGAACTTCCGCATCTTCGGCACCGATGAGATCCCGCCGAACTCCATCGTGCGCGAGTTCATCGGCGCCACCTGCTTCTTCCGCGCGGAGTAGGGACGGAGGCGTGACGGCGACGCAGGCGCCCACGCTGGCCGGTACGTTCAACCACTGGCAGGTCGACGCGCTCGCCACCCACGCAGCCGCGCCCGCTGTGTTCGAGGCCAGCTGCTGGCTTGACGCAGGTCGTCAGGCCTTCAAGTGGGTGTTTGGCGGGGCGTGGCAGCAGGCCTGGGGGGTGCGCGGCGAGGGCCCGCTGGTGCCGCCCCTCAGCGGACGCGCGGTGCTCGGTGGTGATGACGTGGTGGTGAACGTTCTCGTCGCGGGCGCGCATCGCATCCGTCTCGACGTCGACGCGCGTCGCTACACGGTCGAACGTCTCGATCAGGCAGGGCTGCTCGATGGCGCGCTTGCGCCAGACACCCTGCTCAGCGGCTCGTTCGGCACGTTGCTCGGTCGGTTGCGGGAGCACGCGGCGCACGAGCCCTTCGGCTACGCCTGGCACGACTGGCACCGTCTTGATCCGGCCCTCGAGGCGGGATCGTTCGGTGGAGCGCTGCCCCTTCGCGAGCGGGGGCGGGCGCTCTTCCTCTTCAATGCGCGGTTGCACGCGCCGCTGCACATGGTGAGCAACCTCAATGGCTGGCAGGTGGGGCCGGATCGCTACACCCGCGTTGAGGGGACCGACCTGCACTACCTGTATCGCGAGCTTCCCGTTGATACTGTTCTGCGGTACAAGCTCGTCACCGATGGAGAGTGGTTCACCGATCCGTACACGCGCTGGGTCGAGCCGGATGGCATGCCCGTGCCCATGTTCATGACGGGCCGCTTCCAGTCGGTGGTCGACCTCGCCGCCCCAGGCTACCTGCGCGGCGATCATCTCATTGCGCTGCGCTTCCCCAGCGTGGTGAGGGGGAACACGCGCGACGTGTGGATCTCGCTGCCTCGGGGCTATGCCCACGGGGGGGCGGAAGGCTATCCCGTTCTCTACGTCAACGACGGCAACGAGGCGCTCACCCGCGTGTACCTGCATCGCGTGGCGCGCGAGATGATGGATCGCGGCGAGGTGGCGCCTGTCATCATGGTGTTCGTGGGCCTGGCCGACGCGCTCGAGCGCAACTTCGAGTACAGCGACCGCGTGGGGCGCGAAGCCTATGCGGCGTTTCTCGCCCACGAGCTGGTGCCGTTCATCGATGGGTCGCTGCGCACCCGGCGCGGACCTCGCTTCCGCGGCGTAACGGGTGTGAGCTACGGGGCCGTGAGCGCGTACTTCACGGGCTGGCGCCATCCGAACGTGTTCGGATGCGTGGCGGGTCAGGGGACGTCGTTCTTTGTCGAGGACTGGGACGTGCTCGATGCCTATGTGGCCTCGCCCCGTCCGCGTCTGCGCCTCTATCTCGACAGCGCGCGCCCCACCTGGCGTGGGGGACCTGGCGACAGCACCGCCAGCGCGCGCTACGCGGCGCACGCCCTGCGTCGAAGCGGTCACCAGGTGAAGCACGTGGTGCGCCGCGACCAGCGGCACGACTGGCCGTACTGGGCAGAGCGCTTTCCCGAGATCCTGCGGACGTTCTGGCCCGCGCGCTGAGCCGAGGGGGCGTGGGGCCCCGCCTGCGAGGGGGG
Encoded proteins:
- a CDS encoding esterase family protein, translated to MRSRRTPSCASSSAPPASSARSRDGGVTATQAPTLAGTFNHWQVDALATHAAAPAVFEASCWLDAGRQAFKWVFGGAWQQAWGVRGEGPLVPPLSGRAVLGGDDVVVNVLVAGAHRIRLDVDARRYTVERLDQAGLLDGALAPDTLLSGSFGTLLGRLREHAAHEPFGYAWHDWHRLDPALEAGSFGGALPLRERGRALFLFNARLHAPLHMVSNLNGWQVGPDRYTRVEGTDLHYLYRELPVDTVLRYKLVTDGEWFTDPYTRWVEPDGMPVPMFMTGRFQSVVDLAAPGYLRGDHLIALRFPSVVRGNTRDVWISLPRGYAHGGAEGYPVLYVNDGNEALTRVYLHRVAREMMDRGEVAPVIMVFVGLADALERNFEYSDRVGREAYAAFLAHELVPFIDGSLRTRRGPRFRGVTGVSYGAVSAYFTGWRHPNVFGCVAGQGTSFFVEDWDVLDAYVASPRPRLRLYLDSARPTWRGGPGDSTASARYAAHALRRSGHQVKHVVRRDQRHDWPYWAERFPEILRTFWPAR